A DNA window from Novosphingobium sp. RL4 contains the following coding sequences:
- a CDS encoding TraB/GumN family protein, whose translation MIFSSKTRPGMGAKTSWGIAATASFFLFAAPPALAQTATPAVSAPVSETAVPVPARPAMWKIADKDTTIYLFGTIHILPQNAAWFQGPVQQAFESADLLVTETMLDSPATLEKVFVDRGMRHDGKTLRESLAPLERTNLEKGLSNLGLPAETFDAFQPWYAGLLLSLLPLKAAGYDQANGVETQIEAKAASSGIARHPLETADYQIGLFADLPEKSQQRYLAEVLEQLPTLREDIAKVVEAWKLGRADELAKLLNEDESDELMRKALITNRNRSWAKWLKTRLSQPGVVFVAVGAGHLAGKGSVQDQLAKAGIRSVRVQ comes from the coding sequence ATGATCTTTTCCAGCAAGACCCGGCCCGGCATGGGTGCAAAAACATCATGGGGCATCGCCGCCACCGCGTCGTTTTTCCTGTTCGCCGCGCCTCCCGCGCTGGCGCAGACCGCCACTCCGGCAGTCTCCGCTCCCGTGTCGGAAACCGCAGTTCCCGTTCCGGCACGGCCGGCGATGTGGAAGATCGCCGACAAGGACACCACGATCTACCTTTTCGGCACGATCCACATCCTCCCGCAGAACGCCGCATGGTTTCAGGGCCCCGTGCAGCAGGCATTCGAGTCGGCAGACCTGCTGGTGACGGAGACCATGCTCGATTCGCCCGCAACGCTTGAGAAGGTCTTCGTGGACCGGGGAATGCGGCATGACGGCAAGACCCTGCGTGAGAGCCTGGCACCTTTGGAGCGCACCAATTTGGAAAAAGGGCTTTCCAATCTTGGACTTCCGGCAGAAACCTTCGATGCATTCCAGCCTTGGTATGCGGGTCTTCTCCTGTCCCTGCTGCCGCTGAAGGCAGCGGGATACGATCAGGCGAACGGCGTGGAAACGCAGATCGAAGCCAAAGCCGCGTCCAGCGGGATCGCCCGGCACCCGCTCGAAACGGCGGACTACCAGATCGGTCTTTTCGCCGACCTGCCCGAAAAGAGCCAGCAACGCTATCTGGCCGAAGTGCTCGAGCAGCTTCCCACCCTGCGCGAGGATATCGCCAAGGTTGTGGAGGCATGGAAACTGGGCCGGGCGGACGAACTGGCCAAGCTGCTCAATGAAGACGAATCGGACGAACTGATGCGCAAGGCGCTCATCACCAACCGTAACAGGAGCTGGGCCAAGTGGCTGAAGACCCGGCTCTCGCAGCCTGGGGTGGTCTTCGTGGCGGTGGGTGCGGGACATCTTGCAGGCAAGGGCAGCGTGCAGGACCAGCTTGCCAAAGCCGGCATCCGTTCGGTGCGGGTACAATAA
- a CDS encoding ComF family protein has protein sequence MSFAQAVMPVVDLVFPPRCPLCGDGLIAHGGLCPPCWMELAIPGEPSCAACSRPFGGGVPQGATCAPCLGDPPRHDGIAAATLYNEASRKLVLALKHGNRLSHAKLMSRLMSAKLPFVEEDWLVVPVPLHRWRIWRRGYNQAAELAREISAVAGGVLVIDLLERRKATPSLGGLGKKARRRALSGAIGVHRKRKDRLKGAKVLLVDDVLTSGATSDACVSALKRGGAAKVVIACFARVLDEALEHTRGGDREVPFEEGL, from the coding sequence ATGTCCTTCGCTCAGGCCGTGATGCCGGTCGTCGACCTTGTATTTCCGCCGCGCTGTCCTTTGTGCGGCGACGGACTGATCGCGCATGGCGGCCTGTGCCCGCCGTGCTGGATGGAGCTGGCGATTCCCGGAGAGCCGAGCTGTGCTGCGTGTTCACGCCCGTTTGGCGGCGGGGTGCCACAGGGGGCAACCTGCGCGCCGTGTCTTGGCGATCCGCCCCGACATGACGGGATCGCCGCGGCGACATTGTACAATGAGGCATCGCGCAAGTTGGTACTGGCCTTGAAGCATGGCAATCGCCTCTCGCATGCGAAACTGATGAGCAGGTTGATGAGCGCCAAGTTGCCCTTCGTCGAAGAGGATTGGCTGGTCGTCCCGGTTCCCCTGCATCGCTGGCGGATTTGGAGGCGAGGTTACAATCAGGCGGCCGAACTGGCGCGGGAAATATCGGCAGTGGCCGGCGGCGTGCTTGTCATCGATCTGCTTGAGCGCCGCAAGGCGACTCCATCGCTTGGTGGACTGGGAAAGAAGGCTCGGCGGAGAGCGCTTTCGGGGGCGATCGGGGTTCACCGCAAGAGGAAGGATCGGCTGAAGGGCGCGAAGGTCTTGCTTGTGGATGATGTGCTCACCAGTGGCGCGACGAGCGATGCCTGCGTTTCCGCGCTCAAGCGGGGCGGTGCCGCCAAAGTTGTGATCGCTTGTTTCGCACGCGTTCTGGACGAAGCACTGGAGCATACGCGCGGAGGAGATCGCGAAGTACCATTTGAGGAAGGGCTCTAA
- the ppdK gene encoding pyruvate, phosphate dikinase, giving the protein MSRQVYTFGGGVKHEDARARDKVVVGGKGANLAEMAGIGLPVPPGFTITTEECVKYLAEGGDFSDLLRADVAEALTHIEKTVGKNFGDAADPLLVSVRSGARVSMPGMMDTVLNLGLNDDTVEGLCKTSGDDRFAWDSYRRFVQMYSDVVLGLDHDRFEEALEIAKEDNGYMNDVEMTADNWRAIVKEYKGIVEEELGRPFPQDVHEQLWGAIQAVFDSWDSDRAKVYRRLNDIPGDWGTAVNVQAMVFGNMGDTSATGVAFTRDPATGEKAYYGEWLVNAQGEDVVAGIRTPQYLTKAARERAGAKPLSMEEAMPDAYGELAAVFELLEKHYRDMQDIEFTVERTKLWMLQTRSGKRTAKAALKMAVDMVEEGLIDESTAILRVDPMALDQLLHPTLDPKAPRDILGKGLPASPGAASGAIVLDADTAEKRAERGDAVILVRVETSPEDIHGMHAAKGILTARGGMTSHAAVVARGMGRPCVSGASGLSIDMKTRTLRMGSREFKEGDVITLDGATGDIMAGEVPTIEPELAGDFATLMVWADKHRRMKVRTNAETPADCRMARQFGAEGIGLCRTEHMFFDAGRISAVRQMILAEDEAGRRAALEKLLPEQRADFIAIFEVMAGLPVTIRLLDPPLHEFLPHGDAEFAELSETIGIGVDTLKRRADELHEFNPMLGHRGCRLGITFPEIYEMQARAIFEAACEVAAASGEAIVPEVMIPLVATKRELQILKKVVDEAAAKVFAEKGRTLDYLVGTMIELPRAALMAGEIAEEAKFFSFGTNDLTQTTLGVSRDDAARFLSPYVEKGIYPRDPFVSLDIEGVGQLVQLGAERGRATYADLKLGICGEHGGDPASIAFCEKVGLDYVSASPYRVPIARLAAAQAALA; this is encoded by the coding sequence ATGAGCAGACAGGTCTACACGTTCGGCGGCGGTGTTAAGCATGAAGATGCCCGCGCCCGTGACAAGGTCGTCGTCGGCGGCAAAGGTGCGAACCTCGCTGAAATGGCGGGTATCGGCCTTCCGGTGCCCCCCGGCTTTACCATCACCACTGAAGAGTGCGTGAAGTATCTCGCCGAGGGCGGTGACTTCTCGGACCTGCTGCGCGCCGATGTAGCCGAAGCGCTCACCCACATCGAAAAGACCGTGGGCAAGAACTTCGGCGATGCCGCAGATCCCCTGCTGGTCTCGGTCCGCTCGGGCGCGCGCGTTTCGATGCCGGGCATGATGGATACCGTCCTCAACCTCGGCCTCAATGACGATACCGTCGAAGGCCTGTGCAAGACCTCGGGCGACGATCGTTTCGCCTGGGACAGCTATCGCCGTTTCGTTCAGATGTACTCCGACGTCGTTCTCGGCCTCGATCACGATCGCTTCGAGGAAGCGCTCGAGATCGCCAAGGAAGACAACGGCTACATGAACGATGTCGAGATGACCGCCGACAACTGGCGCGCCATCGTCAAGGAATACAAGGGCATCGTCGAGGAAGAACTCGGCCGCCCGTTCCCGCAGGACGTCCATGAGCAGCTCTGGGGCGCGATCCAGGCCGTGTTCGATTCCTGGGATTCGGACCGCGCGAAGGTCTATCGCCGCCTGAACGACATTCCCGGCGACTGGGGAACTGCGGTAAACGTGCAGGCCATGGTCTTCGGCAATATGGGTGATACATCGGCCACGGGCGTTGCCTTCACGCGTGATCCGGCTACCGGCGAAAAGGCCTATTATGGCGAATGGCTGGTCAATGCGCAGGGCGAGGACGTCGTCGCCGGCATCCGCACCCCGCAGTACCTGACCAAGGCTGCGCGCGAGCGGGCAGGGGCAAAGCCGCTGTCGATGGAAGAAGCGATGCCGGACGCCTATGGCGAACTGGCCGCGGTGTTCGAGCTGCTCGAAAAGCACTACCGCGACATGCAGGACATCGAGTTCACCGTCGAACGCACGAAGCTTTGGATGCTCCAGACCCGCTCGGGCAAGCGCACCGCCAAGGCCGCGCTGAAGATGGCGGTGGACATGGTGGAAGAAGGCCTGATCGACGAATCCACCGCGATCCTGCGGGTCGATCCCATGGCGCTCGATCAGCTCCTGCACCCCACGCTCGACCCCAAGGCGCCGCGCGACATCCTCGGCAAGGGCCTTCCGGCCTCGCCGGGCGCGGCTTCGGGTGCGATTGTGCTCGATGCCGATACCGCTGAAAAACGCGCCGAGCGCGGCGATGCGGTGATCCTCGTCCGTGTCGAGACTTCGCCTGAAGACATTCACGGCATGCATGCCGCGAAGGGCATCCTCACCGCGCGCGGCGGCATGACCAGCCACGCGGCTGTGGTGGCGCGCGGCATGGGCCGTCCCTGCGTTTCCGGCGCTTCGGGCCTTTCGATCGACATGAAGACCCGCACCCTGCGCATGGGCTCGCGCGAGTTCAAGGAAGGCGACGTGATCACGCTCGACGGCGCCACCGGCGACATCATGGCCGGCGAAGTACCGACCATCGAGCCGGAACTGGCGGGCGATTTCGCCACGCTGATGGTCTGGGCCGACAAGCACCGCCGCATGAAGGTGCGCACCAACGCCGAGACGCCGGCCGACTGCAGGATGGCCCGTCAGTTCGGCGCCGAAGGCATCGGTCTTTGCCGTACCGAGCACATGTTCTTCGACGCGGGCCGGATTTCGGCCGTGCGCCAGATGATCCTGGCCGAGGACGAGGCCGGTCGCCGCGCGGCGCTGGAGAAACTGCTGCCCGAACAGCGCGCGGACTTCATCGCGATTTTCGAGGTGATGGCCGGCCTGCCGGTCACCATCCGCCTGCTCGATCCGCCGCTTCACGAGTTCCTGCCCCACGGCGATGCCGAGTTCGCGGAGCTTTCGGAAACGATCGGCATCGGTGTGGACACGCTGAAGCGCCGTGCGGACGAACTGCACGAGTTCAACCCGATGCTCGGCCATCGCGGTTGCCGCCTTGGCATCACTTTCCCCGAAATCTACGAGATGCAGGCGCGCGCCATTTTCGAGGCCGCCTGCGAAGTCGCAGCGGCTTCGGGTGAGGCGATCGTGCCGGAAGTGATGATCCCGCTCGTCGCGACCAAGCGTGAGCTGCAGATCCTCAAGAAGGTGGTAGACGAGGCTGCGGCGAAGGTCTTCGCCGAGAAGGGCCGCACGCTCGACTATCTCGTGGGCACCATGATCGAACTGCCGCGCGCAGCGCTCATGGCCGGTGAGATCGCCGAGGAGGCCAAGTTCTTCTCGTTCGGCACCAATGACCTGACGCAGACCACGCTGGGCGTATCGCGCGACGATGCCGCGCGCTTCCTCAGCCCCTATGTCGAAAAGGGTATCTACCCGCGCGATCCGTTCGTCAGCCTCGATATCGAGGGTGTCGGCCAGCTGGTGCAGCTCGGTGCCGAGCGTGGCCGTGCGACTTATGCTGATCTCAAGCTCGGCATCTGCGGCGAGCATGGCGGCGATCCCGCTTCGATCGCGTTCTGCGAGAAGGTCGGGCTCGACTACGTCAGTGCCTCGCCGTACCGCGTGCCGATTGCACGTCTCGCAGCGGCCCAGGCCGCTCTGGCCTGA
- a CDS encoding glycine--tRNA ligase subunit alpha, translated as MSTAAKQPLSFQDMILTLHNFWSAQGCLILQPYDMRMGAGTFHPATTLRALGPEPWKAAYVQPSRRPTDGRYGENPNRLQHYYQYQVILKPNPENLQELYLASLAEIGVDPLAHDIRFVEDDWESPTLGAWGLGWEVWCDGMEVTQFTYFQQVGGFDCKPVAGELTYGLERLAMYIQGVDRVYDLRFNNEGVSYGDVFLANEQQMSKYNFEIADTEALFAGFKAAEAECMRCIEAEIPLAAYDQAIEASHLFNLLQARGVISVQERASYIGRVRDLAKGSCEAWIEKNKAEWEARFPGWTV; from the coding sequence ATGTCGACCGCCGCCAAACAGCCGCTCAGCTTCCAGGACATGATCCTGACGCTCCACAATTTCTGGAGCGCGCAAGGCTGCCTTATTCTTCAGCCCTATGACATGCGCATGGGAGCAGGTACTTTCCATCCGGCCACGACGCTTCGCGCGCTTGGGCCTGAGCCTTGGAAAGCTGCCTATGTCCAGCCTTCGCGCCGTCCGACCGACGGCCGCTACGGCGAGAATCCGAACAGGCTTCAGCACTATTACCAGTATCAGGTGATCCTGAAGCCGAACCCGGAGAATCTCCAGGAACTCTACCTCGCCAGCCTCGCCGAGATCGGCGTTGATCCGCTGGCGCATGACATCCGCTTCGTCGAGGACGATTGGGAAAGCCCGACCCTGGGCGCCTGGGGCCTTGGCTGGGAAGTCTGGTGCGACGGCATGGAAGTGACGCAGTTCACGTATTTCCAGCAGGTCGGCGGGTTTGACTGCAAGCCGGTAGCCGGGGAACTGACCTACGGGCTCGAACGCCTCGCCATGTACATCCAGGGCGTGGACCGCGTTTACGACCTGCGCTTCAACAACGAGGGCGTGAGCTACGGCGACGTCTTCCTTGCCAACGAACAGCAGATGTCGAAGTACAACTTCGAGATCGCCGACACCGAAGCACTCTTCGCCGGCTTCAAGGCCGCCGAGGCTGAATGCATGCGCTGCATCGAGGCGGAAATCCCGCTCGCCGCCTACGATCAGGCGATCGAGGCCAGCCATCTCTTCAACCTGCTTCAGGCACGCGGCGTGATCTCCGTGCAGGAACGGGCCAGCTATATCGGCCGCGTGCGTGATCTGGCGAAAGGTTCGTGCGAGGCGTGGATCGAGAAGAACAAGGCCGAATGGGAAGCCAGGTTCCCGGGGTGGACGGTATGA
- the glyS gene encoding glycine--tRNA ligase subunit beta, giving the protein MTDFLLELRSQEIPARMQAGARADLEKLFRKDMAAAGVTVGEVTVWSTPRRLALIAHGLPLATEAVREETKGPATSAPEQALEGFLRKTGLSKDQLEVRDLKGKDTYFAVVEKPGRAVAEVLAEVIPAIIRNFPWPKSQRWGAASISTESLRWVRPLSGIVAIFGEQLVACEVGGIASGYVTLGHRFHAPGEITIGGAHDYADKLHLAHVLVNQEERQDIVRTKAREAAEAAGLVLVEDEGLVIENAGLTEWPVPLLGRFEEDFLEVPPETIQLTARVNQKYFVCEDAAGSLANAFICTANIVATDGGAAIVDGNRKVLAARLSDARFFWQQDRKTLLSEQAKKLERITFHEKLGTVADKVERVAKLAEWLAAEGIVPNCDPALARQAAELCKADLVTEMVGEFPELQGLMGGYYARAEGLPNAVADAIRDHYKPVGQGDEVPSAPVTVAVALADKLDTLRSFFAIDEKPTGSKDPFALRRAALGIIRLITDNRLRFGVAESDLLDFFVDRLKVQQKEAGVRHDLIDAVIALGGEDDLVRLLARVHALQAFVATDDGVNLLAGYKRAANILRKEDWKDKVDPSGDEDPMENVDHPDMKGVYAAQQDVTYAPEAAEQALLGAVAAAEPQAARAVEAEDFASAMSALATLRAPIDAFFDQVIVNDSDPVKRHARLALLDRFRAAVHNVADFSRIEG; this is encoded by the coding sequence ATGACCGACTTCCTTCTCGAACTCCGCTCGCAGGAAATCCCGGCCCGCATGCAGGCTGGCGCCCGCGCCGATCTCGAAAAGCTGTTCCGCAAGGACATGGCGGCGGCCGGCGTCACCGTGGGTGAAGTGACCGTCTGGTCCACCCCGCGCCGCCTGGCGCTGATCGCGCACGGGTTGCCGCTTGCCACCGAAGCGGTCCGCGAAGAGACCAAGGGGCCGGCCACCAGTGCGCCCGAACAGGCTCTGGAAGGCTTCCTGCGCAAGACCGGGCTGAGCAAGGACCAGCTCGAAGTTCGCGATCTCAAAGGCAAGGATACCTACTTTGCCGTCGTCGAGAAGCCCGGCCGCGCCGTGGCCGAGGTGCTTGCCGAAGTGATCCCCGCGATCATTCGCAACTTCCCGTGGCCCAAGTCGCAGCGCTGGGGCGCCGCCTCGATCTCCACCGAATCGCTGCGCTGGGTGCGTCCGCTTTCCGGCATCGTCGCGATCTTCGGTGAACAGCTCGTGGCGTGCGAAGTGGGCGGCATCGCGTCCGGCTACGTAACGCTTGGACACCGTTTCCACGCCCCCGGCGAGATCACCATCGGCGGCGCGCATGACTATGCCGACAAGCTGCACCTCGCCCATGTCCTTGTGAACCAAGAGGAACGGCAGGACATCGTCCGCACCAAGGCGCGTGAGGCGGCCGAGGCTGCGGGGCTCGTGCTGGTCGAGGATGAAGGACTGGTGATCGAGAACGCGGGCCTGACCGAATGGCCGGTGCCGCTGCTCGGCCGGTTCGAGGAAGATTTTCTCGAGGTTCCCCCCGAGACTATCCAGCTGACCGCGCGCGTGAACCAGAAGTATTTCGTTTGCGAAGATGCTGCAGGTTCTCTGGCCAACGCCTTCATTTGTACGGCAAATATCGTCGCCACCGATGGCGGTGCAGCCATCGTCGACGGTAACCGCAAGGTGCTGGCCGCGCGTCTGTCGGATGCTCGTTTCTTCTGGCAGCAGGACCGCAAGACGCTGCTGTCGGAGCAGGCGAAGAAGCTCGAGCGGATCACCTTCCACGAGAAGCTGGGCACTGTCGCCGACAAGGTCGAGCGGGTGGCCAAGCTGGCGGAATGGCTGGCAGCCGAAGGCATCGTCCCGAACTGCGATCCGGCGCTCGCGCGCCAGGCGGCGGAACTTTGCAAGGCCGATCTGGTCACCGAAATGGTGGGGGAATTTCCTGAACTTCAAGGGCTTATGGGTGGTTATTATGCCCGTGCTGAAGGTCTTCCCAACGCCGTGGCCGATGCTATCCGCGATCACTACAAGCCGGTCGGGCAGGGCGACGAAGTTCCCAGCGCGCCGGTAACGGTAGCTGTGGCATTGGCGGACAAGCTGGATACGCTCCGCAGCTTCTTTGCGATCGACGAGAAGCCGACCGGCTCGAAAGACCCGTTCGCGCTCCGCCGGGCGGCGCTGGGCATCATACGGCTCATCACGGACAACCGCTTGCGCTTCGGCGTTGCCGAGAGCGATCTGCTCGATTTCTTCGTGGACCGCCTCAAGGTGCAGCAGAAGGAAGCGGGCGTTCGGCACGACCTTATCGACGCGGTGATCGCGCTGGGCGGCGAGGATGATCTCGTCCGCCTGCTGGCCCGCGTTCATGCGCTTCAGGCTTTCGTCGCCACGGACGACGGCGTGAACCTGCTTGCCGGCTACAAGCGCGCGGCCAATATCCTGCGCAAGGAAGATTGGAAGGATAAGGTCGATCCCTCGGGTGACGAAGATCCCATGGAAAACGTCGACCATCCCGACATGAAGGGCGTCTACGCCGCGCAGCAGGACGTGACCTACGCGCCCGAGGCTGCCGAACAGGCGCTTCTCGGCGCGGTGGCGGCGGCTGAACCTCAGGCCGCACGGGCGGTGGAGGCAGAGGACTTCGCTTCGGCCATGTCCGCGCTGGCCACGCTCCGCGCGCCGATCGATGCTTTCTTCGATCAGGTCATCGTCAACGACAGCGACCCGGTAAAGCGCCATGCAAGGCTGGCCTTGCTTGATCGGTTCCGTGCTGCAGTGCACAATGTTGCGGATTTTTCGAGGATCGAGGGCTAG
- a CDS encoding dienelactone hydrolase family protein, which translates to MLETIAYSHAGQDLTGHLARPEQDARAAVVLFPTIANVNAAMERRAAMLADLGYLVLIADFYGEHVASFEASFPMAEKLRADNGHYRARIAAAIAALRAVPEAAGLPLIGIGYCMGGQAVLEAARDGQDLLGAVSFHGTLSTINPAEPGAIKPRILVCHGDADPLVPREQVIGFWEEMDRAGANWHFHAYSGVRHGFTDPGSDERGMAAIGYDASADRQSWAAMLAFFAEILGFDEARG; encoded by the coding sequence ATGCTCGAAACGATTGCCTACAGCCACGCCGGTCAGGATCTGACCGGCCACCTGGCGCGTCCCGAACAAGACGCGCGCGCTGCCGTGGTCCTGTTTCCGACGATAGCGAACGTCAACGCGGCCATGGAACGGCGAGCGGCGATGCTGGCCGATCTCGGCTACCTCGTCCTGATCGCGGACTTCTATGGCGAGCATGTCGCCAGCTTCGAGGCATCGTTCCCGATGGCCGAGAAGCTGCGCGCCGACAACGGGCATTACCGCGCCCGGATCGCGGCGGCCATCGCTGCGCTGCGGGCCGTTCCCGAGGCCGCCGGGCTGCCGCTGATCGGCATCGGTTACTGCATGGGCGGTCAGGCCGTGCTCGAAGCTGCGCGGGATGGGCAGGACCTGCTCGGTGCCGTGAGCTTCCACGGAACGCTCTCCACGATCAACCCAGCCGAACCGGGTGCGATCAAGCCCCGTATCCTCGTCTGTCACGGCGATGCCGACCCCCTTGTCCCGCGCGAGCAGGTGATCGGCTTCTGGGAAGAAATGGATCGCGCCGGCGCCAATTGGCATTTCCATGCCTATTCCGGTGTCCGTCACGGCTTCACCGATCCCGGCAGCGACGAACGCGGCATGGCCGCGATCGGCTACGATGCCAGTGCCGACCGGCAGAGCTGGGCAGCAATGCTCGCGTTCTTCGCCGAGATCCTGGGCTTCGACGAAGCGCGGGGATGA
- the cysK gene encoding cysteine synthase A, whose amino-acid sequence MKADSILATIGNTPHIRLSRLFPDHEVWVKAERTNPGGSIKDRIALAMIETAEAEGTLKPGGTIIEPTSGNTGIGLAMVAAVKGYKLVLVMPESMSIERRRLMLAYGATFDLTPREKGMKGAIERARELIETTPGSWMPQQFENPANIAVHVKTTAQEILADFAETPIDVLITGVGTGGHLTGCAETLKLTWPTLKAYAVEPTLSPVISGGQPGPHPIQGIGAGFVPANLHTQSIDGALQVDPADAKEWARRCATEEGMLVGISSGATLAAIAQKLKELPAGSRVLGFNYDTGERYLSVPDFLPE is encoded by the coding sequence ATGAAGGCCGACAGCATCCTCGCCACGATCGGCAATACCCCGCATATCCGCCTATCACGGCTGTTCCCCGACCATGAAGTCTGGGTAAAGGCCGAACGCACCAATCCCGGCGGATCGATCAAGGACCGCATCGCGCTGGCCATGATCGAGACTGCGGAAGCCGAAGGCACGCTCAAACCCGGCGGCACGATCATCGAGCCGACTTCCGGCAATACCGGCATCGGCCTTGCCATGGTTGCTGCGGTCAAGGGCTACAAGCTCGTGCTGGTCATGCCCGAATCGATGTCGATCGAGCGCCGCCGCCTCATGCTCGCCTATGGTGCGACCTTCGATCTCACCCCGCGTGAAAAGGGCATGAAGGGCGCCATCGAGCGCGCCAGGGAACTCATCGAGACCACGCCCGGCTCGTGGATGCCGCAGCAGTTCGAGAATCCGGCCAACATCGCAGTCCACGTGAAGACGACCGCGCAGGAAATCCTTGCCGATTTCGCCGAAACGCCGATCGACGTGCTGATCACCGGCGTGGGCACCGGCGGCCACCTGACCGGCTGCGCGGAAACGCTCAAGCTGACCTGGCCCACGCTCAAGGCCTATGCCGTCGAACCTACCCTCTCCCCGGTCATCTCGGGAGGCCAGCCTGGGCCGCACCCGATCCAGGGCATCGGTGCCGGCTTCGTGCCTGCCAACCTGCACACCCAGTCGATCGACGGTGCGCTTCAGGTCGATCCGGCGGATGCCAAGGAATGGGCACGCCGCTGCGCCACCGAGGAAGGCATGCTCGTCGGCATCAGCTCGGGCGCAACGCTTGCCGCCATCGCGCAGAAGCTGAAAGAATTGCCTGCTGGCAGCCGCGTACTCGGCTTCAATTACGACACCGGCGAACGCTACCTGTCGGTGCCGGACTTCCTGCCGGAGTGA
- the hisI gene encoding phosphoribosyl-AMP cyclohydrolase: MSEVTKAEREHGKAFLPRFDAQGLLIAIAVDSQTREILMVAYMNEEALRKTRETGLAHFHSRSRGKLWLKGETSGHFLRIDEIRVDCDQDAIELRVTPQGPACHTGARSCFYRALEGDSLSPVDG, encoded by the coding sequence ATGTCCGAAGTAACCAAGGCTGAACGGGAACACGGAAAAGCGTTTCTTCCGCGATTCGACGCGCAAGGTTTGCTGATCGCCATCGCCGTCGACTCGCAGACTCGCGAGATATTGATGGTAGCGTACATGAACGAGGAAGCGCTTCGGAAGACCCGCGAAACCGGCCTTGCCCATTTCCATTCGCGTTCGCGCGGGAAGCTCTGGCTCAAGGGTGAAACATCGGGCCATTTCCTTCGGATCGACGAGATTCGGGTGGATTGCGATCAGGATGCGATCGAGCTGAGGGTCACTCCGCAGGGCCCGGCCTGCCACACCGGCGCCCGCAGTTGCTTTTACCGTGCATTGGAAGGCGATTCGCTTTCGCCCGTGGATGGTTAA
- a CDS encoding class I SAM-dependent methyltransferase → MASKAPPRIFSPDRRLAARRRALVLQRSPDAPRYLLEDMVEDVPERLSFLRFEPRRALVVGDWTGNLARNLRASGAEVTEVDPVHGFDEEAPYPFDGFDLIVSLGTLDTVNDLPGALIHIRKALAPGGLMIASFLSLGSLPVLREIMLAADGDRPAGRVHPMVDVRAGGQLLQRTLFADPVIDHRPLQVGFRSFDRLIADIRAQAAGSVLADPGPALGKAARARALEAFEAAGKDGRTVERFEILTLSGWKK, encoded by the coding sequence ATGGCCAGCAAAGCTCCCCCCCGCATCTTCTCGCCCGACCGCCGCCTCGCCGCCCGCCGTCGCGCCCTCGTCCTCCAGCGGTCGCCAGACGCCCCCCGCTACCTGCTTGAGGACATGGTAGAGGATGTTCCCGAACGCCTTTCGTTCCTCCGCTTCGAACCCCGGCGCGCCCTCGTCGTGGGGGACTGGACGGGCAACCTTGCGCGCAACCTTCGCGCCAGCGGCGCGGAAGTCACGGAAGTGGATCCGGTCCACGGCTTCGACGAGGAAGCGCCCTACCCCTTCGACGGTTTCGATCTGATCGTCAGCCTTGGCACGCTCGATACCGTGAACGACCTTCCCGGCGCGCTTATCCATATCCGCAAGGCCCTGGCGCCGGGTGGACTGATGATCGCGAGCTTCCTGTCGCTGGGAAGCCTGCCGGTCCTGCGCGAAATCATGCTCGCAGCCGATGGGGATCGCCCCGCCGGACGCGTTCACCCGATGGTCGACGTGCGGGCGGGCGGGCAATTGCTCCAGCGCACCCTGTTCGCCGATCCGGTGATAGACCACCGCCCGCTCCAGGTTGGCTTCCGCAGCTTCGACCGGCTGATCGCCGATATCCGGGCCCAGGCCGCGGGCAGCGTGCTGGCCGACCCGGGGCCGGCTCTGGGCAAGGCGGCGCGGGCGCGGGCGCTGGAGGCGTTCGAAGCAGCCGGCAAAGATGGCCGGACTGTCGAACGCTTCGAGATATTGACCCTATCGGGCTGGAAAAAATAA